In the genome of Nitrospira japonica, one region contains:
- a CDS encoding ATP-binding protein encodes MASDPLQTVHEILPHSADHPHISRNRYLVLQTLVGVMLTYELLFGPEQAAAPAVSMVIMAALAVLLGGLFIVPLSVLHAAWFSGLLVGIDTLLVTTTIYLSGNARSDLYLSYFVLMLIAASVRRFSLVMAFSSLLCAGYGFLLYQGIMQTGAISVGHLLGMPVLLVMATFYGMAMETIGKEQQQKAHLLENIGQLQRTESALQASLSQLEARIAGLKEDLSKANDHVRQGHAERQELERQLTDAQKMEAVGRLTRGIANEFSHLFSVIGKQTGIVMSRLRPDDPLYGPVDEMFRRGEQAAALAAQLASLDVENRHFRQVLSIKTVIEELSGVIRDLLPNRIECHISVDASAPHLEIDREGFEQALLNVIVNARDAMPGVGRLKIDVTRGPAAKEVNGSGMRRGACTAVIQVGDSGSGMTRDTQSRMFEPFFSTKETNVGLGLTAVYGIIKQHGGHVDVMSQPGHGTTVRISMPAVEDAGSRAETPATALSARGEETILLVEPHEIERKLALATLRRHRYRVLEASSPVEALMLAHEHQGGLHVAVSGLIMPEITGRELAKRLLKQFPTMKALFVSGYDDEAILSHRINRRFLLRRPYRQAGLVEKVRELIDT; translated from the coding sequence ATGGCGAGCGATCCGTTGCAGACGGTTCACGAAATCCTTCCCCATAGCGCCGACCATCCCCACATCTCTCGAAACCGATATCTGGTTCTTCAAACCCTCGTCGGAGTCATGTTGACCTATGAGTTGCTGTTCGGCCCGGAGCAGGCTGCCGCGCCGGCCGTCAGTATGGTGATCATGGCCGCTTTAGCCGTCCTCCTCGGGGGGCTGTTCATTGTTCCTTTGTCTGTTCTGCATGCCGCATGGTTCAGCGGCCTTCTGGTCGGAATTGACACGCTCCTGGTCACGACGACGATCTATCTTTCCGGAAACGCCCGATCGGACCTGTATCTCTCGTACTTCGTCTTGATGCTGATCGCCGCGTCCGTCAGACGATTTTCACTCGTCATGGCGTTCTCGTCGTTGCTCTGCGCCGGCTATGGGTTCCTGCTGTATCAGGGAATCATGCAAACCGGGGCGATATCAGTCGGGCACTTGCTCGGCATGCCGGTGTTGCTGGTCATGGCCACGTTCTATGGCATGGCGATGGAGACGATCGGCAAGGAGCAGCAACAGAAGGCGCATTTGCTGGAGAACATCGGGCAGCTGCAACGGACGGAAAGTGCACTGCAGGCGTCACTGTCGCAGCTGGAAGCCAGAATCGCGGGGTTGAAAGAGGACTTGTCCAAAGCGAACGACCATGTCCGGCAAGGGCACGCGGAGCGACAGGAACTCGAACGCCAATTGACGGACGCGCAGAAAATGGAAGCGGTCGGACGGCTGACCAGGGGAATCGCCAATGAGTTCAGTCATCTCTTTTCAGTGATCGGAAAGCAGACCGGTATCGTCATGTCGCGTCTTCGGCCGGACGATCCGCTGTACGGACCCGTCGACGAGATGTTCCGGCGCGGGGAGCAGGCTGCGGCGCTCGCCGCGCAGTTGGCATCGCTTGACGTGGAAAACAGGCACTTCCGCCAGGTCTTATCGATCAAGACCGTCATTGAAGAACTATCCGGCGTGATACGCGATCTGTTGCCGAATCGAATCGAGTGCCACATTTCGGTCGACGCCTCCGCTCCGCATCTGGAGATCGATCGGGAGGGGTTCGAACAGGCGTTGCTCAATGTGATCGTGAACGCCCGGGACGCCATGCCGGGCGTCGGCCGTTTAAAAATCGATGTGACGCGGGGTCCGGCGGCGAAAGAAGTGAACGGCAGCGGGATGAGACGGGGAGCCTGCACTGCCGTGATTCAGGTCGGCGACAGCGGCAGCGGTATGACGCGTGATACGCAATCAAGAATGTTCGAGCCGTTCTTCTCGACAAAGGAAACGAACGTGGGATTGGGGCTTACCGCGGTATACGGGATTATCAAGCAACACGGCGGTCACGTTGACGTCATGAGCCAGCCCGGTCACGGAACCACAGTGCGCATTTCGATGCCTGCGGTTGAAGATGCCGGCTCCCGAGCCGAGACCCCAGCGACCGCATTATCAGCCCGGGGGGAAGAGACGATTCTCTTGGTCGAACCCCACGAAATCGAGCGGAAGCTTGCCCTGGCGACCTTGCGCCGTCACCGATACCGGGTGCTCGAAGCCAGTTCCCCGGTAGAAGCATTGATGCTGGCGCATGAACACCAGGGAGGCTTGCACGTCGCCGTGAGCGGCCTCATCATGCCTGAAATCACCGGCCGGGAGCTGGCCAAGCGATTGCTGAAACAGTTTCCGACGATGAAGGCGCTCTTCGTATCCGGTTACGACGACGAAGCGATTCTTTCCCACCGAATCAACCGGCGGTTTCTCCTGCGGCGACCGTATCGACAGGCCGGTTTGGTCGAAAAGGTCCGAGAATTGATCGACACATAG
- a CDS encoding 5-(carboxyamino)imidazole ribonucleotide synthase — protein sequence MIAAGAVLGVLGGGQLGAMFAEAAHRLGYGVAVWDPDADAPAHRIVRHSFTQSFADPHAFDSFTRLASVVTYEWENVPWMLCRDIEQRKPLRPSSAILKLIQDRIVQKDCLRAHGFPVPRFAVVSSPEHLSEAVAEIGCPAVCKTATAGYDGKGQWRIRDESDLVEVREAFRATGRQDLRWIVEPLVPFERELSVLAVRGIDGEMVVYPIAENEHDEGILRKTIVPARISPSLAAQIGELARQTVSRLDGIGVFCLELFELSGGQILINEIAPRPHNSGHYTLDACSVSQFEQQVRSICGLPLGKVGLTTPAVMVNLIGDDATRVTQGDCAALLAGPGSVLHLYGKRTVRPRRKMGHVTFVASRQETALERAFHLQDCLSKTAIT from the coding sequence GTGATTGCCGCAGGGGCGGTCCTCGGAGTATTGGGCGGCGGGCAGCTGGGAGCCATGTTTGCCGAGGCGGCCCATCGGCTTGGCTACGGTGTGGCCGTATGGGATCCGGATGCCGATGCGCCGGCCCATCGCATCGTCCGACATTCCTTTACGCAGTCCTTCGCTGATCCGCACGCGTTTGACTCTTTCACTCGTCTCGCCAGTGTCGTCACGTACGAATGGGAAAATGTCCCATGGATGTTGTGTCGAGACATTGAGCAGCGGAAACCGCTCCGTCCATCCAGCGCGATTCTCAAGCTCATTCAGGATCGCATCGTTCAAAAAGACTGCCTGCGCGCACACGGTTTCCCCGTCCCGCGCTTTGCCGTGGTGTCGTCGCCCGAGCACTTGTCCGAGGCTGTCGCGGAGATTGGCTGCCCGGCGGTCTGTAAGACGGCGACGGCCGGCTACGACGGCAAAGGACAATGGAGAATCAGGGACGAGTCGGATCTGGTCGAGGTTCGAGAAGCGTTTCGTGCAACCGGCCGGCAGGACCTGCGATGGATTGTCGAGCCATTGGTTCCATTCGAACGGGAACTATCGGTGCTGGCGGTTCGGGGAATCGATGGCGAGATGGTGGTCTATCCGATCGCCGAAAACGAACATGATGAAGGCATCCTCAGGAAGACCATTGTCCCGGCTCGAATTTCGCCGTCTCTTGCGGCACAGATCGGTGAGTTGGCCAGACAGACTGTCTCACGGCTGGATGGAATCGGGGTTTTCTGTCTTGAATTGTTCGAACTCTCCGGCGGACAGATCCTCATCAACGAAATCGCTCCTCGGCCACACAACTCGGGTCATTACACGCTGGACGCGTGCAGCGTATCCCAATTCGAGCAACAGGTCCGTTCGATCTGTGGTCTTCCCTTGGGCAAGGTCGGCCTGACCACTCCGGCGGTCATGGTCAACCTGATCGGAGACGACGCGACTCGTGTCACGCAGGGAGACTGTGCCGCGCTGCTGGCGGGGCCGGGCTCCGTGCTTCACTTGTACGGTAAGAGAACCGTGCGTCCTCGCCGCAAGATGGGGCACGTGACGTTTGTGGCTTCCCGGCAGGAGACCGCCCTGGAGCGAGCCTTTCATCTGCAGGACTGCCTCTCCAAGACCGCAATCACCTAG
- the purE gene encoding 5-(carboxyamino)imidazole ribonucleotide mutase produces the protein MKSTTSSRSRRNHNRGAGLRATQPIVGVLGGSKSDFPILEKATALLGELGVPHELLVVSAHRTPDRLFAYAEQAASRGIEVIIAGAGGAAHLPGMLAAKTHLPVIGVPIPTEHLRGLDSLLSIVQMPRGIPVATVAIGGAENAGLLAAQILGGRYPDVAARVRDFRRTQTESVLNSPEAQGVVDGASWDNRPPRRPRSRR, from the coding sequence ATGAAATCCACGACGTCATCACGGTCTCGAAGAAACCACAACCGCGGGGCAGGTCTGCGAGCCACGCAACCGATCGTCGGGGTGCTGGGCGGCAGCAAGTCCGATTTCCCCATTCTCGAGAAAGCGACAGCCCTTCTCGGTGAATTGGGTGTGCCTCATGAACTGCTGGTCGTCTCCGCTCACCGGACGCCTGACCGCTTGTTTGCCTATGCCGAACAAGCCGCGTCGCGCGGAATTGAAGTGATCATCGCCGGGGCCGGCGGCGCGGCACATTTGCCCGGAATGCTGGCCGCCAAGACTCATTTGCCGGTCATCGGCGTTCCGATTCCCACCGAACATCTTCGCGGGCTCGATTCACTCTTGTCGATCGTCCAAATGCCTCGCGGCATTCCGGTGGCCACGGTGGCCATCGGAGGAGCCGAAAATGCCGGCTTGTTGGCCGCGCAGATTCTTGGCGGCCGCTATCCGGACGTCGCGGCTCGGGTCAGGGATTTCCGCAGAACCCAGACGGAAAGCGTGCTCAACAGTCCGGAAGCGCAGGGCGTGGTGGACGGTGCCTCCTGGGACAATCGTCCTCCTCGACGGCCGAGAAGCAGGCGGTGA
- a CDS encoding HlyD family secretion protein, giving the protein MAGIAQTLRHKVRSIVNRPSGLDEMAIDDLAASNKLRAWEAVQIPERLKFSSKLALTLILLFILIIAFLPWTQTITVTGQLSAYTPFERPQDIEAQITGRIRKWHIFEGVRVRQGDLILELDDYDPNFMAPDLLVLLEQRRVALTETRKAALSRAGQLDKRIGEMQNIVKAAVPSAQARVVEAESKVREAYQKVEAAKIAVATAELNVDRHKQLAEQGLVSQRELEVAIQFAIASKADLTGTQANLKAAEQGMKALSFGRDQVNAEVLQRLLDAEAARDASIAEAARAADQLAEVSLRMSNAEQRRSASRILAPMDGTVVKMMQAGAGETVRQGDKIVRLSPTSADKAIEMTADGLDAPLLNVGRKVRILFYGIPAIPLPAWPDLMAGTFGGLIKVVDQVDDGKGNFRFWVVPDPDDRAWPPQEHVRQGTKAMGWVILNRVPLWYELWRRFNLFPPDYQERPPSLIDTLLPKAGRGAK; this is encoded by the coding sequence GTGGCAGGTATCGCCCAGACCCTTCGGCACAAGGTCCGGTCAATCGTCAATCGACCCTCCGGTCTGGACGAGATGGCGATCGATGACCTCGCGGCCTCCAACAAGCTTCGAGCCTGGGAAGCCGTACAAATTCCCGAACGGCTGAAGTTCTCCTCGAAGCTCGCGCTGACGCTCATTCTGCTTTTCATATTGATCATCGCGTTTTTGCCGTGGACCCAGACCATTACGGTCACGGGTCAACTGTCCGCCTATACGCCGTTCGAGCGACCACAGGACATCGAAGCACAGATTACGGGCCGCATCAGAAAATGGCACATTTTCGAGGGCGTCCGCGTCAGACAAGGGGATCTCATCCTTGAGCTGGACGACTATGATCCGAACTTCATGGCTCCGGATCTCTTGGTGCTCTTAGAGCAACGACGCGTTGCCCTAACCGAAACCCGCAAGGCTGCCCTGTCACGCGCCGGGCAATTGGACAAACGCATCGGGGAAATGCAGAACATCGTGAAAGCCGCGGTCCCCTCGGCCCAAGCCCGCGTGGTTGAAGCGGAAAGCAAAGTCCGTGAGGCGTATCAAAAGGTCGAGGCGGCTAAGATCGCGGTTGCAACCGCTGAATTGAACGTCGATCGCCATAAGCAACTGGCCGAGCAAGGACTTGTCTCTCAGCGTGAGTTGGAAGTCGCCATTCAATTCGCCATTGCATCGAAGGCAGATCTCACCGGTACGCAGGCCAATCTCAAGGCGGCAGAGCAAGGCATGAAGGCGCTGAGCTTCGGCCGGGATCAGGTCAACGCGGAGGTCCTCCAACGGTTGCTGGATGCCGAGGCGGCTCGAGATGCGTCGATCGCCGAGGCCGCACGAGCAGCCGATCAATTGGCCGAGGTATCGCTTCGCATGTCCAATGCCGAGCAACGCCGAAGCGCGAGCCGCATCCTCGCCCCCATGGACGGGACCGTCGTGAAGATGATGCAGGCCGGCGCCGGCGAAACCGTTCGGCAGGGGGATAAGATCGTCCGTCTTTCTCCAACCAGCGCCGATAAAGCCATCGAGATGACGGCCGACGGTCTCGACGCCCCGCTTCTGAACGTCGGTAGAAAGGTCCGGATCCTGTTTTACGGTATTCCGGCCATTCCGCTGCCGGCCTGGCCTGACCTGATGGCCGGGACCTTCGGCGGTCTCATCAAAGTCGTTGATCAAGTCGATGACGGAAAGGGCAATTTCCGTTTCTGGGTTGTGCCGGACCCGGACGACCGTGCATGGCCCCCTCAAGAACACGTGCGCCAGGGCACCAAAGCCATGGGCTGGGTGATTCTCAACCGTGTCCCGTTGTGGTACGAACTCTGGCGCCGCTTCAACCTGTTCCCGCCGGACTATCAAGAACGTCCTCCAAGCCTCATCGATACCCTCTTGCCCAAAGCAGGAAGGGGTGCCAAGTAA
- a CDS encoding TolC family protein has protein sequence MIEARHPWGFRGSAGIREVINGPANIPDLGFGGGTGQVILGGFFPLLKGLMINPDSAELQRSELADPRADIKIAQTRQDLFLAAATQFWDWVAAVRFVELQRKAVGVAEGRFKQIEGRAKAGAVAPLDVVEANQEVQRRREVAIGAQRLVEQEQLKLSMFLWDNGAPSAPTMERAPGFPSQMLIPNPEDVKVHKLQAKSERPEVKEIGIEAKLNNIDLELAKNNLLPSLDAEAAPARQPEKFVLGLGYRFGIELKMPILQRKGRGEVLEAQGKADRFVLTQRFREQQVVIDVDNALSAIERAKERISLAVESLRLAKAVEEGERFRFSLGATSVLFVNLRERNSVDSEAQVIRAKADYQKALALYQWAIGTWGKSDPSAIPVNYRSRD, from the coding sequence TTGATCGAAGCAAGACATCCTTGGGGTTTCCGCGGATCCGCCGGTATCAGAGAAGTCATCAACGGTCCCGCCAATATTCCCGATCTGGGTTTTGGCGGAGGGACAGGCCAGGTCATTCTCGGCGGATTCTTCCCGCTTCTCAAAGGATTGATGATCAACCCTGATAGCGCCGAGTTGCAGCGTTCGGAATTGGCGGATCCGCGTGCCGACATTAAAATCGCCCAAACCCGGCAGGATCTGTTTCTCGCCGCCGCGACCCAGTTCTGGGATTGGGTGGCTGCCGTCCGATTTGTGGAGTTGCAACGGAAAGCTGTGGGGGTCGCCGAAGGGAGATTCAAACAGATCGAAGGGAGAGCAAAAGCCGGAGCGGTGGCGCCTCTCGATGTGGTCGAGGCCAATCAAGAGGTGCAACGCCGACGCGAAGTGGCGATCGGCGCCCAGCGGCTGGTAGAGCAGGAGCAGCTGAAGCTCTCGATGTTTCTGTGGGACAACGGCGCCCCGTCGGCTCCCACCATGGAGCGGGCGCCGGGATTCCCGTCACAGATGCTCATTCCCAACCCCGAGGACGTCAAGGTTCATAAGCTGCAAGCAAAATCGGAGCGTCCCGAAGTCAAAGAGATCGGCATCGAGGCGAAACTGAACAACATCGATCTCGAGCTGGCAAAGAACAATCTCCTGCCCAGTCTCGACGCGGAAGCCGCCCCGGCGCGACAGCCGGAAAAGTTCGTGTTGGGACTCGGCTATCGCTTCGGCATTGAACTGAAGATGCCGATCCTTCAACGCAAGGGTCGCGGCGAGGTGTTGGAAGCGCAAGGGAAAGCCGATCGGTTCGTGCTGACCCAGCGGTTCCGCGAGCAGCAGGTGGTCATCGACGTGGACAACGCGTTGTCGGCAATCGAGCGGGCAAAAGAGCGGATCTCTCTGGCGGTCGAATCGCTTCGCCTCGCCAAGGCCGTCGAGGAGGGCGAGCGGTTTCGATTCAGCCTCGGCGCGACGAGCGTATTGTTCGTGAACTTACGGGAACGGAACTCCGTAGACTCGGAGGCGCAGGTCATCCGTGCCAAGGCCGACTATCAGAAGGCCCTGGCGCTCTATCAATGGGCCATCGGGACGTGGGGCAAGTCCGATCCATCGGCCATCCCGGTGAATTATCGGTCCAGGGACTGA
- a CDS encoding ATP-binding cassette domain-containing protein codes for MQAATGSHPNLIQAILGYISIIFRLERRLLALVFSYSLAIGLFSLIVPLTVQELVNTFAFAIQPVTIVTLAGVMVAALLFVGAFKALQYYAVEMLERRFFARVAIGMAEQLPHLQFLGFKPRYANFFMETVFMQRAMSVLLVDLIDVVVGGAVGLTILVFYHPYFLLYAALLLAGFNVVFFLLSHGGLKATLEMSHAKYETLHWMQEISYNLLHFKATDSQNLLMQRTDELVNHYLETRQTRFGILIRQYLGSVGWQALAQSGLIATAGWLVSIGQLTLGQLVAAEVVVSGLIASFDGVVKRMGHIYYFLTGLVELDFVFSLAKDKTATTLSVPLPDPTIHGIRVTCKDLAVQHPELPPIFSQFDLEVMPGEKIGVYAGTTIAKTGLARVLAGIEAPTSGVIRYNGVDLRHIDLTAINRCRGFMIDSQLSLFEGTIEDNIVLGRSYVPYADVRWALRFVELEEEVDTLPQGLKTNVRAPGKILAPTHIIRILLARAILSRPQILIFDGILHNLQPALRETVLRRICSKDEPWSVVFVSNDPNLTAHVDRRVILD; via the coding sequence GTGCAAGCAGCCACGGGTAGCCATCCGAACCTGATTCAAGCCATACTCGGTTATATCAGCATCATTTTCCGTCTGGAGCGACGGCTTCTGGCGCTGGTGTTCTCCTACTCGCTTGCCATCGGGCTCTTCTCCTTGATCGTACCGTTGACCGTGCAAGAACTGGTCAACACCTTCGCGTTCGCAATTCAACCGGTCACGATCGTCACCCTCGCTGGCGTCATGGTGGCGGCCCTCCTGTTCGTGGGCGCCTTCAAAGCGCTTCAGTACTATGCCGTGGAGATGCTGGAACGGCGATTCTTCGCGCGAGTCGCCATCGGAATGGCCGAGCAGCTGCCTCACCTGCAGTTTCTGGGCTTCAAGCCCCGTTACGCAAATTTCTTCATGGAAACCGTGTTCATGCAGCGGGCTATGTCCGTCCTCCTGGTCGATCTGATCGACGTCGTGGTCGGAGGGGCGGTAGGGCTGACCATCCTTGTGTTTTATCATCCCTATTTTCTGCTCTATGCGGCACTTTTGCTCGCCGGATTCAACGTCGTCTTCTTCCTTTTGTCTCACGGAGGACTCAAGGCCACGCTGGAGATGTCCCACGCCAAGTATGAAACGCTTCATTGGATGCAGGAGATTTCGTACAACCTGCTGCACTTCAAAGCGACGGACAGCCAAAACCTGCTCATGCAGCGAACCGACGAACTCGTCAATCACTATTTGGAAACCCGCCAGACCCGCTTCGGCATCCTGATCCGCCAATACCTGGGATCGGTGGGCTGGCAAGCCTTGGCACAGAGCGGTCTCATCGCCACCGCCGGATGGCTGGTTTCGATCGGCCAATTGACGCTCGGGCAATTGGTCGCCGCGGAGGTCGTCGTCAGCGGTCTCATCGCGAGTTTCGACGGGGTGGTCAAGCGTATGGGCCACATTTACTATTTCCTGACCGGACTGGTGGAGCTGGATTTCGTTTTCTCCCTGGCCAAGGACAAGACCGCGACCACGCTCTCGGTCCCGCTTCCGGATCCGACCATCCACGGCATTCGGGTTACCTGCAAGGACCTGGCGGTCCAACACCCGGAGCTGCCTCCGATTTTCAGCCAGTTCGACCTCGAAGTGATGCCGGGAGAAAAAATCGGGGTCTATGCCGGCACGACCATCGCCAAGACCGGATTGGCGCGTGTTCTGGCCGGCATCGAAGCGCCGACTTCGGGAGTCATCCGCTACAACGGCGTGGATCTCCGGCACATCGACCTGACCGCCATCAACCGTTGCCGCGGCTTCATGATCGACTCTCAATTGTCGCTCTTCGAGGGCACGATCGAAGACAACATCGTGCTCGGGCGCTCATATGTTCCGTACGCCGACGTCCGATGGGCCTTGCGCTTCGTCGAACTGGAGGAAGAGGTGGATACCCTGCCGCAGGGACTGAAGACGAACGTCCGCGCGCCGGGGAAAATCCTCGCCCCCACCCACATCATCCGCATCCTTCTCGCCAGGGCCATCCTGAGCCGGCCGCAGATTCTCATTTTCGACGGCATTCTTCACAATCTTCAACCGGCGCTGCGTGAAACCGTCCTCCGCCGTATTTGTTCCAAGGACGAGCCCTGGTCGGTCGTATTCGTTTCCAACGATCCGAACTTGACGGCACATGTCGACCGGCGAGTGATCCTGGACTGA
- a CDS encoding MCP four helix bundle domain-containing protein — translation MVHPVQWILSFKPTAAQLVVSILIAGLGWLSGQALSRVDQDLRIMYTEYTLGAADLAHISADVMRYRNTIIRALEADSQKEFERITESLPTQRARIQQAVDRYAAAGLRVSRSGRSEPEDIEAVRRSLDQYFSAASTTVQLLTQEWTASSQSEREVLRRKAEEHAADNAGPKMIQVSLALDRLLDTVADVAKDMRDEGTRAIQDTSLLLVVGSFFIAFLNLFLSKRRHAAPQDDSAELSHTPSSSVPLPLSNDHTNSLLRSK, via the coding sequence GTGGTACATCCCGTGCAGTGGATTCTGTCGTTTAAGCCGACCGCCGCGCAGTTGGTCGTCAGCATCCTGATCGCTGGATTGGGCTGGCTCAGCGGGCAGGCATTGAGCCGCGTCGATCAGGACCTACGGATCATGTACACGGAATATACGCTCGGCGCCGCCGATCTCGCGCATATTTCGGCGGACGTGATGCGCTATCGCAACACGATCATCAGGGCGCTGGAAGCCGACAGTCAGAAGGAATTCGAGCGTATCACCGAATCGTTGCCGACTCAGCGCGCGCGGATTCAGCAGGCTGTGGACCGCTATGCGGCGGCGGGGCTCCGCGTCTCACGGAGCGGACGGAGCGAACCGGAAGACATTGAAGCGGTACGGCGAAGTCTCGATCAGTATTTTTCAGCCGCCAGCACGACCGTGCAATTGCTCACGCAGGAATGGACGGCATCGTCGCAGTCCGAGCGGGAAGTCCTTCGGCGCAAAGCCGAAGAACATGCCGCTGATAATGCCGGCCCAAAAATGATTCAAGTCAGTCTGGCGCTGGACCGCTTGCTGGACACGGTCGCTGACGTGGCGAAAGACATGCGGGACGAGGGCACCAGAGCGATTCAAGATACCAGCCTGCTCCTGGTCGTGGGCAGTTTCTTCATCGCGTTTCTGAATTTGTTCTTATCAAAACGGCGCCATGCCGCCCCGCAAGACGACTCGGCGGAATTGTCCCACACGCCGTCTTCCTCCGTTCCGCTTCCCCTTTCCAACGACCACACGAATTCCCTCCTGCGCTCCAAATAG
- a CDS encoding pseudouridine synthase, translated as MRINKFFTQHGICSRREADRLIETGRVTINQKVAVLGDRVRSGDVIARDGKIIPWGQEAVYIKYHKPVGVTTTSEAHVPRNIIAEIGHPERIFPIGRLDKDSSGLILLTNDGDIVNAILRTEHGHEREYEVSVDRPFDRDFLDRMASGVVILGRPTKPCRLDRLGPRRFRIFLTEGRNRQIRRMCRALGYRVTELHRVRIMHITIGELAKGRWQPLTSQERDELFRAVGKSSDPR; from the coding sequence ATCCGCATCAACAAGTTTTTCACCCAGCACGGAATCTGTTCGCGGCGGGAAGCCGATCGCCTGATCGAAACAGGGCGCGTGACCATCAATCAGAAGGTGGCCGTCCTTGGAGATCGCGTCCGTTCCGGCGACGTCATCGCGCGGGACGGCAAGATCATTCCATGGGGGCAGGAGGCGGTCTACATCAAGTATCACAAGCCCGTCGGCGTCACCACGACGAGCGAGGCCCATGTGCCGCGGAACATCATCGCGGAGATCGGGCATCCGGAACGCATTTTCCCGATCGGACGTTTGGACAAGGATTCTTCCGGCCTGATTCTTCTGACCAACGACGGTGATATCGTTAACGCCATTCTCCGAACGGAGCACGGACATGAGCGCGAATACGAGGTGTCCGTCGATCGCCCGTTTGATCGCGATTTTCTGGATCGCATGGCGTCCGGTGTCGTCATTCTCGGCAGACCCACGAAGCCGTGCCGGCTCGACCGGTTGGGCCCCCGGCGGTTTCGGATCTTTCTGACGGAAGGACGCAATCGGCAGATCAGACGGATGTGCCGCGCGCTCGGGTATCGAGTCACCGAACTTCATCGCGTCCGCATCATGCACATCACCATCGGAGAGTTGGCGAAGGGACGTTGGCAGCCCTTGACGTCCCAGGAACGCGATGAACTGTTCCGCGCAGTGGGGAAAAGCAGCGATCCCCGGTGA
- the speB gene encoding agmatinase, with product MTLPDGWEGYERNFLGLEEPWCHPDQAGIYVLPAPYEHTSSYMPGSDKGPSAIIEASHQVEFYDEMLRCEPYREWGGIATTQSLNLAGSVDQAAVDAIEAFVRPHVGTGRFLVTLTGEHTGALGAIRAHAKKYPHLCVLQIDAHGDLRNAYQGNPYSHASVMARVVDDGLPLVQVGVRSICPEEIERIKHTKSITTFFAAPLLDPSGPYEGKASRWIPDVVNACTGPVYLTFDCDGLDASLVPALGTPEPGGLGWYDTLNLVAALANGPGILGMDVSEIAPIEGFVAPQFCVARLIYRMLGRIRAGRRVHG from the coding sequence ATGACACTTCCCGACGGTTGGGAAGGCTACGAACGAAATTTCCTCGGACTTGAAGAGCCGTGGTGTCACCCGGACCAGGCCGGCATTTACGTCCTGCCCGCTCCGTACGAACACACGTCGAGCTATATGCCCGGCTCCGACAAGGGCCCTTCCGCCATCATCGAAGCGTCCCATCAGGTGGAATTTTACGACGAGATGCTCCGGTGCGAGCCCTACCGTGAATGGGGCGGCATCGCCACCACGCAATCGCTGAATCTGGCCGGCAGTGTCGATCAGGCAGCGGTCGATGCGATCGAGGCATTCGTGCGCCCGCACGTGGGAACGGGCCGGTTCCTCGTGACCCTGACCGGCGAGCATACCGGTGCATTGGGGGCGATCAGGGCGCATGCAAAAAAATACCCTCATCTCTGCGTCCTGCAAATTGACGCGCACGGCGATCTTCGCAATGCCTACCAGGGAAATCCATACAGCCATGCCAGCGTCATGGCGCGCGTGGTCGACGACGGTCTGCCCTTGGTCCAAGTCGGTGTCCGCTCGATCTGTCCGGAAGAGATCGAACGGATCAAACACACGAAATCGATCACCACATTTTTTGCCGCGCCGTTGCTTGATCCGTCGGGACCCTATGAAGGCAAGGCCTCGCGATGGATTCCCGACGTCGTGAATGCCTGCACCGGCCCGGTCTACTTGACGTTTGATTGCGACGGGCTGGATGCGTCGCTGGTGCCGGCCCTGGGAACGCCTGAGCCTGGCGGGTTGGGCTGGTACGATACGCTCAACCTGGTCGCGGCCCTGGCCAACGGACCCGGTATTCTGGGAATGGACGTCAGTGAAATTGCACCGATCGAAGGCTTCGTGGCCCCTCAGTTTTGCGTCGCCCGGCTGATCTATCGGATGTTGGGACGCATCAGGGCCGGCCGCCGCGTCCACGGATAG